One stretch of Acholeplasma laidlawii PG-8A DNA includes these proteins:
- a CDS encoding ATP-dependent RecD-like DNA helicase, whose protein sequence is MEIKVRGFIKSYVFKNESNGYTIAKLETNDKELISIVGYFPLLSEELEYEFTGEETIHPKFGRQLTVKSYERLENTSESGLVRYLSSDNFSGIGPVTAEKIVSLLGTDAIEKIITDENVLSPILNPIKRNRLKKELISHQAEQRIFVKLLDLGLTTRISAKLFSNYGSQTLEKLEEDPYRLMYEIDGFGFIKSRDIAEKFGISKTDIRTLKAALVYALITTSNSEGNLYLFEEELMSRVSRVIDVDADFKPAIDELIKENKLVLEDDKYFLKQIYRDEIDIAKRIKELKTYPLDHVDTELLELMLSQISIQKSIDYTEKQRQAIITAMQNPLTVITGGPGTGKTTLIDGFLELYAKYFKINLKSKDATNEIALMAPTGRASKRMRELLDFPARTIHSHLGFDFDQSFKSNKVQPLVQNLIIIDEASMIDIYLMKRLLNSIIDGTRVVIVGDEDQLPSVGPGYVLGDLISSNVVPVIRLNEIHRQAKDSHIVKLASSINNQNLSQEDLISHNDVTFYSGTGEDIKRVIINQIGGAMKKGYDLINDIQVLIPQYKGDLGIDTMNLEIQAKFNPNYNQPPFMKFGDKTYYIGDKVIQLQNDKDKEIMNGDIGVVKAIRKNDKNQKILQVDFDGLLVNYDQNELDTLNLAYVISIHKSQGSEYQVVFLPIIKSYLHMLKKELIYTAITRAKSHLLVLGDLRLLQYASNQLVEKRHTMLKERLTHDEVSFNLFDQLSEEDDLDETKDLSPWDFM, encoded by the coding sequence ATGGAAATTAAAGTAAGAGGATTCATCAAATCCTATGTTTTTAAAAATGAATCTAATGGCTATACGATTGCTAAACTAGAAACCAATGATAAAGAGTTAATCTCTATTGTTGGTTATTTTCCTTTATTAAGTGAAGAATTAGAATACGAGTTTACTGGTGAAGAGACCATACACCCTAAATTTGGGCGTCAACTGACAGTTAAAAGTTATGAAAGATTAGAAAACACTTCAGAATCAGGTTTAGTCAGATACTTATCCAGTGATAATTTTTCTGGTATTGGACCGGTTACAGCTGAAAAAATAGTCAGTTTATTAGGCACAGATGCCATAGAAAAAATAATCACTGATGAAAATGTATTAAGTCCAATTTTAAATCCAATCAAGCGAAATAGACTCAAAAAAGAATTAATTAGTCACCAAGCTGAACAACGTATTTTTGTTAAACTTTTAGATTTAGGTCTAACTACCCGTATATCTGCTAAATTGTTTAGCAATTATGGCAGTCAAACCTTAGAAAAGTTAGAAGAAGATCCTTATCGACTGATGTATGAAATTGATGGATTTGGGTTTATAAAATCAAGAGATATCGCTGAAAAATTTGGTATTTCAAAAACGGATATTAGAACTTTAAAAGCTGCATTAGTTTATGCACTCATAACTACATCTAATAGTGAGGGTAACCTCTACTTATTTGAAGAAGAACTGATGAGTAGAGTATCTAGAGTCATTGATGTAGATGCTGATTTTAAACCAGCGATTGATGAACTCATTAAAGAAAATAAATTAGTATTAGAAGATGATAAGTACTTCTTAAAACAAATCTATAGAGATGAAATTGATATTGCAAAACGCATTAAAGAGTTAAAAACATATCCACTTGATCATGTGGATACTGAACTATTAGAGTTGATGTTATCTCAGATCTCTATACAAAAATCTATTGATTATACAGAAAAACAAAGACAAGCTATTATTACAGCAATGCAAAATCCACTCACTGTTATTACTGGTGGACCAGGTACTGGTAAAACGACCTTAATTGATGGGTTCTTAGAGTTATATGCTAAATATTTTAAAATTAACTTAAAATCTAAAGATGCAACCAATGAGATTGCACTTATGGCACCAACAGGACGTGCATCTAAACGTATGAGAGAATTACTTGATTTTCCTGCACGTACGATTCACTCACATTTAGGATTTGATTTTGATCAGTCATTTAAGTCCAATAAAGTTCAACCACTGGTTCAAAATCTTATTATCATCGATGAAGCATCGATGATAGATATCTACTTAATGAAAAGACTCCTAAATAGCATTATAGATGGTACTAGAGTCGTTATTGTGGGTGATGAAGATCAACTACCAAGTGTTGGTCCGGGCTACGTTTTAGGTGATTTAATTAGTTCTAATGTTGTACCAGTGATAAGACTTAATGAAATACATAGACAAGCTAAGGATTCTCATATTGTAAAACTAGCATCCTCTATTAATAATCAAAATTTAAGTCAAGAAGATTTAATTAGTCATAATGACGTGACCTTTTATAGTGGTACTGGTGAAGATATTAAAAGAGTAATCATTAATCAAATTGGTGGCGCCATGAAAAAAGGCTATGATTTAATTAATGACATTCAAGTTTTAATACCTCAATATAAAGGTGACTTAGGTATTGATACAATGAACTTAGAAATACAAGCTAAGTTTAATCCAAATTATAATCAACCACCATTTATGAAGTTTGGCGATAAAACCTACTACATAGGTGATAAAGTCATCCAACTTCAAAATGATAAAGACAAAGAAATCATGAATGGTGATATTGGTGTAGTTAAAGCGATACGTAAAAACGATAAAAATCAAAAGATTTTACAAGTAGATTTTGATGGTTTATTAGTGAATTACGATCAAAATGAACTAGATACCTTAAACCTCGCTTATGTCATTTCAATTCATAAGTCACAAGGTTCAGAATATCAAGTAGTTTTCCTACCGATTATTAAAAGTTATTTACATATGCTAAAAAAAGAACTTATATATACCGCGATTACACGTGCAAAATCACATCTATTAGTATTAGGAGATTTAAGATTACTTCAATACGCATCGAATCAGTTAGTTGAAAAAAGACATACGATGCTTAAAGAACGACTTACACATGATGAAGTATCATTCAACTTATTTGATCAATTAAGTGAAGAAGATGATTTAGATGAAACTAAAGATTTAAGTCCATGGGACTTTATGTAG
- a CDS encoding alpha/beta hydrolase-fold protein, with the protein MEINLTNYMTVETYENQEINDEVLRYRVYIPKVKRRKYKVFIYLHGSGERGSDNLLQIQHHAQLLNYIIDHPIYGKETIIIAPQVPEDQAWVPVEDVKQGTYVYDTNPVSPIQALFNDFLDKELERRYKVDNQFVYISGISMGGAGAIDFVTRFPGKFAACLSICGTMDLSQVKRLKRTPLWLFHSSDDPVVDYTPFKTGYEELTKIGADVMYTEFNDTGHGVWRKAYEEPGLIDWIFSKKKTMPRF; encoded by the coding sequence ATGGAAATCAATCTTACAAATTATATGACAGTTGAAACATATGAAAACCAAGAAATCAATGATGAGGTACTACGTTATCGTGTCTATATACCTAAAGTAAAACGTAGAAAATATAAGGTTTTCATTTACTTACATGGTAGTGGTGAAAGAGGTAGTGATAATTTACTTCAAATTCAACACCACGCACAACTATTAAACTATATAATAGATCACCCAATATATGGTAAAGAAACAATCATCATTGCCCCTCAAGTACCTGAAGATCAAGCTTGGGTACCTGTTGAAGATGTGAAACAAGGCACTTATGTCTATGATACAAACCCTGTTTCACCAATTCAAGCATTATTTAATGACTTTTTAGATAAAGAATTAGAACGTCGTTATAAAGTAGATAACCAATTTGTTTACATCTCTGGTATTTCTATGGGTGGTGCTGGCGCGATTGACTTTGTTACAAGATTCCCTGGGAAATTTGCTGCTTGTTTATCTATTTGTGGCACGATGGACTTATCTCAAGTCAAACGTTTAAAACGTACACCATTATGGTTATTCCACTCTTCTGATGATCCTGTGGTTGATTACACACCATTTAAAACAGGATATGAGGAACTTACAAAAATCGGTGCAGATGTCATGTATACAGAGTTTAATGATACAGGACACGGTGTATGGAGAAAAGCTTATGAAGAACCTGGTCTAATTGATTGGATCTTCTCTAAAAAGAAAACGATGCCTAGATTTTAA
- a CDS encoding prephenate dehydratase, whose translation MAKLITLGSHLNFSSLSSTKFIKELNLDVDISYEHSIDSAFKALLGADYLVLPIENAIDGYIQRTLDLIYKYDYFITHVNELPVDFSLVTNEVSLDLVDTIYVQFKAKNQCLNFLESLPKVKYIITDSNSESLNKLLTHEKSSAAIIPKHLIDRHFLLTIHNIHDDELNHTRFAFIEKHPTMPKDKEHLKALLSIQPKKDEVGLLYNLLQHFKNLNINLSSIISRPKTDKTSPYHFFLEINTKLDQLSALTTRLASDNQLNIKILGVY comes from the coding sequence ATGGCAAAACTTATAACACTCGGTTCACACTTAAATTTCTCTAGTCTTTCATCAACAAAGTTTATTAAAGAACTTAATTTAGATGTCGATATAAGTTATGAGCATAGCATTGATAGCGCCTTTAAAGCCCTTTTAGGTGCTGACTACTTAGTATTACCTATAGAAAATGCAATTGATGGTTACATCCAAAGAACTCTTGATTTAATCTATAAGTATGACTACTTCATTACACACGTTAATGAACTACCGGTAGACTTTAGTTTAGTTACAAATGAGGTGTCCTTAGATTTAGTGGATACCATCTATGTACAGTTTAAAGCTAAAAACCAATGTCTAAACTTTCTAGAATCCTTACCTAAAGTAAAGTATATTATTACAGATTCTAATTCAGAGAGTTTAAATAAACTATTAACACATGAAAAAAGTAGTGCAGCAATTATACCAAAGCACTTAATTGACAGGCACTTCTTACTCACCATTCATAACATTCATGATGATGAGTTAAATCACACGAGATTTGCATTTATTGAAAAGCATCCAACCATGCCAAAAGATAAAGAGCATCTTAAGGCACTATTATCTATCCAACCTAAAAAAGACGAGGTTGGGTTACTCTACAATTTATTACAACATTTTAAAAACTTAAACATAAATTTGAGTTCAATTATTTCAAGACCAAAAACCGATAAAACGAGTCCCTATCATTTCTTCTTAGAAATTAATACAAAACTCGATCAATTATCGGCGTTAACCACGAGACTAGCATCTGATAATCAGTTAAATATAAAAATATTAGGAGTGTACTAA
- a CDS encoding DUF896 domain-containing protein, whose translation MKIQGIHHISTIVWHAQENVDFYAGVLGLKLIKRTLNFDDHNVYHLYYGNHNADLGTAITFFPWPKHYKEGMVGDGQVGVTSYMVPAGSLDYWKERLTKFNVSFEAQERLGNKFLRFSDPHGIKNELIESDEGDQNLFEFNGVTKDVAIKGFYGALMYSSNYKGTVEHLTNDLGLTFVKEDDDYIRLDTGRTLGRYVDIYKHKTGRSSMGAGSVHHIAFGVEASEIETWKTNLEAKGFTITGVKDRKFFKSLYYREPGGVIIELATLTPGFEMDSEYKEAPDLYMPPHYMHLKDEVEAKLMPLFIRNIDSLYEYPYQNKEEYERWKAHQDLLNKINYYAKEAKLRTLTDEEIEERQELRHKYVKSIRGAIQNNLENIRVEDEDGNFQELNRKEGNVQ comes from the coding sequence ATGAAAATACAAGGGATACATCATATTTCAACCATTGTATGGCATGCACAAGAAAATGTTGATTTCTATGCAGGTGTATTAGGATTAAAATTAATTAAGAGAACTTTAAACTTTGATGATCACAATGTGTATCATCTATATTATGGAAATCACAATGCAGATTTAGGTACAGCAATCACATTCTTTCCATGGCCAAAACACTATAAAGAAGGTATGGTTGGAGATGGACAAGTTGGTGTAACAAGTTACATGGTACCAGCGGGTTCATTAGATTATTGGAAAGAAAGACTTACTAAATTCAATGTATCATTCGAAGCACAAGAAAGATTAGGAAATAAGTTTTTAAGATTTAGCGATCCTCATGGCATTAAAAATGAATTAATTGAATCTGATGAAGGTGACCAAAACTTATTTGAATTTAATGGTGTTACAAAAGATGTAGCAATTAAAGGTTTTTACGGGGCACTTATGTATTCATCTAACTATAAAGGCACTGTAGAACACTTAACTAACGATTTAGGATTAACTTTTGTCAAAGAAGATGATGACTATATCAGACTAGATACAGGACGTACGCTTGGTAGATATGTAGATATTTATAAACATAAGACTGGACGTTCTAGTATGGGCGCTGGTTCTGTTCACCATATTGCTTTTGGTGTTGAAGCATCTGAAATTGAAACTTGGAAAACTAACTTAGAAGCTAAAGGATTTACAATTACTGGTGTTAAGGATAGAAAATTCTTTAAATCACTATATTATAGAGAACCAGGTGGTGTAATTATTGAACTTGCAACACTTACTCCAGGATTTGAAATGGATAGTGAATATAAAGAAGCACCAGATCTCTATATGCCACCACATTATATGCACTTAAAAGATGAAGTGGAAGCAAAACTCATGCCACTCTTTATTAGAAACATTGATAGTCTTTATGAGTATCCTTATCAAAACAAGGAAGAATATGAACGCTGGAAGGCACATCAAGATTTATTGAATAAAATTAATTATTATGCTAAAGAAGCCAAACTAAGAACATTAACAGATGAAGAAATTGAAGAACGACAAGAACTTAGACACAAATATGTTAAAAGCATTCGTGGTGCAATTCAAAACAATCTGGAAAATATAAGAGTTGAAGATGAAGATGGAAACTTCCAAGAACTTAATAGAAAAGAAGGTAATGTACAATGA
- a CDS encoding ring-cleaving dioxygenase codes for MTNLLGIHHITAITSSAPKIYDFYTNVLGLRLVKKTVNQDDINTYHLFFADDKGSPGTDITFFDFKGIPQARHGVNEISRSGFRVPSDEALNYWIKRFDKYDVKHTGIRTVFGRKAIYFNDFDGQPYALFSDEGIPGVKPGTPWLKGPVPNEFGIYGLGPVYFTVNRLESMKNILEGVFNIKEVKNEGSLHLFEMGEGGNGASVIVEESLLLPPGTQGYGGVHHVAFRVDTRQSLDAWANHLTKLGAPHSGYVDRYYFESVYTRLYPGILFELATDEPGFIDHEETYDILGEKLALPPAFINKRAYVESVVKHFDTVRSTKAFEKEYL; via the coding sequence ATGACGAATCTATTAGGTATTCACCATATTACTGCAATTACTAGCAGTGCTCCAAAAATCTATGATTTTTATACAAATGTATTAGGTTTAAGATTAGTAAAGAAAACTGTGAATCAAGATGATATTAATACCTATCACTTATTCTTTGCAGATGATAAAGGAAGTCCTGGTACTGACATTACTTTCTTTGATTTTAAAGGTATTCCTCAAGCTAGACATGGTGTGAATGAAATATCAAGAAGTGGCTTTAGAGTTCCTAGTGATGAGGCATTAAACTATTGGATCAAACGATTTGATAAGTATGATGTAAAACACACAGGTATTCGTACAGTATTTGGAAGAAAAGCAATTTACTTCAATGATTTTGACGGACAACCTTATGCACTATTTTCTGATGAAGGTATTCCAGGTGTTAAGCCTGGTACACCTTGGCTAAAAGGACCAGTACCTAATGAATTTGGTATTTATGGATTAGGACCAGTGTATTTTACAGTAAACCGCTTAGAATCTATGAAAAACATTTTAGAAGGCGTATTTAATATCAAAGAAGTGAAAAATGAAGGTTCTCTACACCTATTTGAAATGGGTGAAGGTGGAAATGGTGCATCAGTTATTGTTGAAGAAAGTCTACTATTACCTCCAGGTACTCAAGGTTATGGTGGTGTACACCACGTAGCATTTAGAGTAGATACGAGACAATCACTAGATGCATGGGCAAATCATTTAACTAAATTAGGTGCACCACACTCTGGTTATGTTGATCGTTACTACTTTGAATCTGTATATACAAGATTGTATCCAGGTATCTTATTTGAACTAGCAACCGATGAACCGGGTTTTATTGACCATGAAGAAACTTATGACATATTAGGTGAAAAGCTCGCTTTACCACCAGCATTTATTAATAAAAGAGCCTATGTTGAAAGTGTTGTTAAACATTTTGATACTGTACGTAGCACCAAAGCATTTGAAAAAGAATATTTATAG
- a CDS encoding MarR family winged helix-turn-helix transcriptional regulator, translating to MLETDNLKTMRILFRAVQSVEHIVKKDVKNYNLTVNEFAALEALYQKGRVSVNTMCQMVLIPNSSMTYVLDKLEEKSYITRTQDPDDKRTFYVELSTEGKKYADEILPKHYKVMNQVFSILTKEEQELLNQTLKKLGYHAIDMEELIK from the coding sequence ATGCTAGAAACTGATAATTTAAAGACGATGCGCATTTTATTTAGAGCAGTTCAGTCGGTTGAACATATTGTAAAAAAAGATGTTAAAAACTATAACTTAACTGTAAATGAATTTGCAGCATTAGAAGCACTCTATCAAAAGGGTAGAGTCTCTGTAAACACCATGTGTCAAATGGTTTTAATACCAAACTCCTCAATGACTTATGTGTTAGATAAACTAGAAGAAAAAAGTTATATTACACGTACTCAAGACCCAGATGATAAAAGAACCTTTTATGTAGAACTTAGCACAGAGGGTAAAAAGTATGCTGATGAGATCTTACCTAAACACTATAAGGTTATGAATCAAGTATTTTCTATTCTTACTAAAGAAGAACAGGAGTTACTTAATCAAACTTTAAAGAAATTAGGTTATCACGCCATAGATATGGAGGAATTAATTAAATGA
- a CDS encoding alpha/beta hydrolase produces the protein MKHIFLDKKSEYTFLALHGTGGDENDLVPLVNYLNPTFNILSPRGNVSEQGMNRFFKRYGMGNYDIENLEVETNNLNEFISLSITNYGLDQSKMVGLGFSNGANILESLLQLNGPILKKVVLLSPVFLQPDKPFKDLTGVDIYIATSDNDPYVKNKENDKLVDALKATHANVYVNKHHGGHQINQAILEDLKKWLTK, from the coding sequence ATGAAACATATCTTTTTAGATAAAAAAAGTGAATATACATTTTTAGCACTACATGGTACAGGTGGTGATGAAAACGATCTAGTGCCACTAGTAAATTACTTAAACCCTACTTTTAACATATTATCACCACGTGGTAATGTGAGTGAACAAGGTATGAACAGATTCTTTAAAAGATATGGTATGGGTAACTATGATATCGAAAACTTAGAAGTTGAGACAAATAATCTCAATGAGTTTATTAGTCTAAGCATAACAAATTATGGACTTGATCAAAGTAAGATGGTAGGTTTAGGATTTTCTAATGGTGCAAATATTTTAGAATCACTTCTGCAACTTAATGGACCAATTTTAAAGAAAGTTGTACTACTAAGTCCAGTATTTTTACAACCTGATAAACCGTTTAAAGATTTAACTGGTGTAGATATCTATATTGCAACATCAGATAATGATCCTTATGTTAAAAATAAGGAAAACGATAAGCTCGTTGATGCATTAAAAGCTACACATGCAAATGTATATGTAAATAAGCATCACGGTGGTCACCAAATTAATCAAGCAATTCTAGAAGATTTAAAAAAATGGTTGACGAAATAA
- a CDS encoding bis(5'-nucleosyl)-tetraphosphatase, whose translation MVKEVSAGAVVYTKVDDQYLFLMIQNKNGNHFSFPKGHVEKNESIMDTAKREVSEETGILYEIASNKMETITYLMPTGIYKDVYYFLGQALNHKITQQESEVLHAGWYNYDQVLKYLTYDNDKIAFIKLTKELNKDIK comes from the coding sequence ATGGTTAAAGAAGTATCTGCAGGTGCAGTCGTATATACAAAAGTAGACGATCAATATCTATTTTTAATGATTCAAAATAAAAATGGAAATCATTTTTCATTTCCTAAGGGTCATGTAGAAAAAAATGAATCCATTATGGATACAGCAAAAAGAGAAGTGAGTGAAGAAACTGGTATTCTTTATGAGATTGCTTCAAATAAAATGGAAACTATTACATACTTAATGCCAACTGGTATTTATAAAGATGTATATTACTTTTTAGGTCAAGCATTAAACCATAAAATCACCCAACAAGAATCCGAGGTTTTACATGCTGGTTGGTACAACTATGATCAAGTATTAAAATACTTAACATATGATAATGATAAAATCGCCTTTATTAAACTGACCAAAGAATTAAATAAGGATATAAAATGA